The following coding sequences are from one Campylobacter sp. RM16187 window:
- a CDS encoding DNA cytosine methyltransferase, producing MKLISLFSGCGGLDLGFLNAGFEIEVANEFDKAIHKTYQINHENTNLLKDDIRDLKDKDFPDDICGIIGGPPCQSWSEAGSLNGINDARGKLFYEYIRIIRAKKPMFFLAENVSGMLANRHSVAVGEILSAFDECGYEVALHLVNAKDYNVAQDRKRVFYIGFRKDLDLKFYMPQGSSFDEISKLTLKDVIFDLKDSAIESAKGNKANPNAVNNHEYFTGSFSPIFMSRNRVRGWHEQAFTIQASGRQCQIHPNAPKMIKMATNLFKFQDGFEKFYRRLSVRECARIQGFNDDFVFEYENINDGYKMVGNAVPVNLAYEIAQAIKDSLNG from the coding sequence ATGAAGCTTATTAGTCTTTTTAGTGGCTGTGGCGGTCTTGATTTGGGTTTTTTGAATGCCGGATTTGAGATAGAAGTCGCAAATGAATTTGATAAAGCAATCCATAAAACATATCAGATAAATCACGAAAATACAAACTTACTAAAAGATGATATTAGAGATTTAAAAGATAAAGATTTTCCTGATGATATATGCGGAATTATAGGTGGTCCTCCTTGTCAGTCTTGGTCTGAAGCAGGCTCTTTAAACGGAATAAATGACGCAAGGGGTAAGCTTTTTTATGAGTATATAAGGATTATCAGAGCCAAAAAACCAATGTTTTTCTTGGCAGAAAATGTCAGCGGAATGCTAGCCAATAGACATTCGGTAGCCGTTGGTGAAATTTTAAGCGCATTTGATGAGTGTGGCTATGAGGTTGCCTTACATCTTGTGAATGCTAAAGATTATAACGTTGCACAAGATAGGAAAAGAGTGTTTTATATAGGATTTAGGAAAGATTTAGACTTAAAATTTTATATGCCACAAGGCTCAAGTTTTGATGAAATATCAAAATTAACACTTAAAGATGTTATTTTTGATCTTAAGGATAGTGCTATTGAAAGTGCAAAAGGAAATAAAGCGAACCCAAATGCAGTAAATAATCACGAATACTTTACAGGCTCATTTTCGCCTATTTTTATGAGCAGAAACAGAGTAAGAGGGTGGCACGAACAAGCATTTACTATACAGGCTTCGGGAAGACAGTGTCAGATTCATCCAAATGCCCCAAAAATGATAAAAATGGCTACAAATTTATTTAAATTCCAAGACGGATTTGAAAAATTTTATAGAAGATTAAGTGTGAGAGAGTGTGCTAGAATTCAAGGTTTTAATGATGATTTTGTATTTGAGTATGAAAATATAAATGACGGTTATAAAATGGTCGGTAACGCTGTGCCTGTAAATTTAGCTTATGAGATAGCTCAGGCTATAAAAGATAGTTTAAATGGTTGA
- the aroC gene encoding chorismate synthase, giving the protein MNSFGRKLILTTFGESHGVAIGGVLDGFPAGVGIDEEFLQAELDRRKPGQSKFATARREGDKIEVLSGVFEGVSTGTPIGFVIYNENQKSKDYDNIKELFRPGHADYTYFKKYGIRDHRGGGRSSARETAVRVAGGAFAQILLNEFGVQVESGVSGVGLIKAEKFDFEAAKGSEIFALDKENLMMDEILKAKQAHDSVGASVVTRILNAPSGLGEGLYDKLDARLAAAMMGINGVKAVEIGEGVKASAMRGSENNDCMNEAGLISNHAGGILGGMSSGAEILITTHFKPTPSIFLAQQTQDIHGKEVICELRGRHDPCIGIRGSVVATAMARLVIADFMLLNLSANLGNLKKIYR; this is encoded by the coding sequence ATGAATTCATTCGGACGAAAGCTTATCTTAACAACCTTCGGAGAGAGTCACGGAGTGGCTATCGGCGGGGTTCTTGACGGATTTCCTGCGGGAGTTGGGATAGATGAGGAGTTTTTGCAAGCTGAGCTAGATAGGCGCAAACCGGGTCAATCAAAATTTGCCACCGCAAGACGCGAGGGCGATAAGATAGAGGTGTTAAGCGGGGTTTTTGAAGGTGTTAGTACCGGCACACCAATCGGATTTGTGATCTACAACGAAAATCAAAAATCAAAAGATTACGACAACATCAAAGAGCTCTTTCGCCCGGGACACGCCGACTACACATACTTTAAAAAATACGGCATTCGCGACCACAGAGGCGGCGGACGAAGCTCTGCAAGAGAGACTGCCGTGCGCGTTGCAGGCGGGGCGTTTGCTCAAATTTTACTAAACGAATTTGGCGTGCAAGTAGAGAGCGGAGTAAGCGGGGTGGGGCTTATAAAAGCTGAGAAATTTGACTTTGAGGCGGCAAAAGGCTCTGAAATTTTTGCTCTTGATAAAGAAAATTTGATGATGGATGAAATTTTAAAGGCTAAGCAGGCTCACGACAGCGTGGGGGCTAGCGTCGTAACGCGAATTTTAAACGCTCCTAGCGGACTTGGCGAGGGGCTATATGATAAGCTTGACGCAAGGCTTGCAGCCGCAATGATGGGCATAAACGGCGTAAAAGCCGTAGAGATCGGCGAGGGCGTAAAAGCAAGCGCGATGCGAGGAAGCGAAAATAACGACTGCATGAATGAGGCGGGTCTTATCTCAAATCACGCAGGCGGGATCCTTGGCGGCATGAGTAGCGGGGCTGAAATTTTGATAACTACGCATTTTAAGCCGACTCCTTCGATATTTCTAGCTCAACAAACTCAAGATATCCACGGCAAAGAGGTTATTTGCGAGCTTCGCGGCAGACACGATCCATGCATCGGGATCCGCGGAAGTGTCGTGGCAACCGCGATGGCAAGACTTGTGATAGCTGATTTTATGCTTTTAAATTTGAGTGCAAATTTGGGGAATTTAAAAAAGATATATAGATAA